A genomic segment from Diospyros lotus cultivar Yz01 chromosome 5, ASM1463336v1, whole genome shotgun sequence encodes:
- the LOC127802016 gene encoding probable microtubule-binding protein TANGLED produces MVARTPPKQRKMVAPLNPTLLRETANKVEKCMARLQELQYAVAGGNKVIAGVSLSPRSTRGYLKTSLRCKQESLRIKSARSPPGKFPTNTGEWQRMSLPAMLVGETVGEILQASQFARKIVEAVVSKAKRPSPSLEADPRTPVDLRRSQRPKPPEAKLQARRKQEKQITLQSMRSESNEPPPPLQRARSRRINFKAAASSPPLNDRFLANRVSPRNRPWGRKTVLFPNPLFHSSPTKNHHKFYKTKSPIIARSHPKTQTPHKFLIKTKPKSSPPSMATAKVQVRIRSPPRKSPSSTAAKLRRSFSPSRLASRLISPLKQRPGFSMPARRF; encoded by the exons atggtggcCAGAACCCCACCAAAGCAAAGGAAAATGGTGGCTCCTCTCAACCCCACCCTTCTCCGAGAAACTGCAAACAAG GTGGAGAAGTGTATGGCGAGATTGCAGGAGCTTCAGTACGCTGTCGCCGGCGGCAATAAGGTGATCGCCGGCGTCAGCCTCAGCCCTCGCAGTACCAGAGGCTATCTCAAGACCAGCCTCCGGTGCAAGCAAGAATCTCTcag GATCAAGAGTGCCAGATCTCCACCCGGAAAATTCCCCACAAAtacag GGGAGTGGCAACGAATGTCATTGCCGGCGATGCTGGTCGGAGAAACGGTGGGGGAAATTCTGCAGGCAAGTCAGTTCGCCAGAAAAATAGTGGAAGCAGTGGTTTCCAAAGCCAAGAGACCATCACCGTCGTTAGAGGCTGACCCAAGAACTCCGGTGGACCTGCGGCGGAGCCAGAGGCCCAAACCGCCAGAAGCCAAACTCCAGGCAAGAAGAAAGCAAGAGAAGCAAATCACGCTGCAATCCATGAGGTCCGAATCCAACGAACCACCACCACCCCTCCAAAGGGCCCGCTCTCGTCGCATTAATTTCAAGGCGGCAGCATCCTCGCCGCCGCTCAACGACCGGTTTTTGGCCAACAGAGTGTCGCCCAGAAACAGGCCATGGGGCAGAAAGACTGTGCTTTTTCCCAACCCATTGTTCCACTCGTCGCCCACTAAAAATCACCACAAGTTCTACAAGACAAAGTCGCCCATAATCGCCAGAAGCCACCCTAAAACTCAAACCCCACACAAGTTCTTGATCAAGACCAAGCCCAAGTCGTCTCCTCCCTCAATGGCCACCGCCAAAGTCCAAGTTAGAATTAGGAGTCCGCCGAGGAAGAGTCCCTCCTCCACTGCGGCGAAGCTTCGGCGATCATTTTCGCCGTCGAGGCTGGCGAGCAGGCTCATCTCCCCCCTGAAGCAGAGGCCGGGTTTCTCGATGCCGGCTCGGAGGTTTTGA